From Lonchura striata isolate bLonStr1 chromosome 23, bLonStr1.mat, whole genome shotgun sequence:
TTCCCTGTCCTGGAAGGTGCTTACAGAAGGATCCAAGCTGCCTCATGGTCAGAAACAATGGGAAgtggagcagctgggaagcCAAGGTGTTGGTCTTTTCTGGGGGGTATTAAAAAGCCCAGCCTACATGCTTTGTTTAAGGACAGAAGTGCAGCTTTGGGGAACTGTGGGTGGCAGGAGCATGTGTGGATGTCAtgcaggaaggagctggaagTCCAGGATGGTGAGAAAACAGGCGGGCAGGAAAGCATTCACAGGCTGGTGTTGCAATATGGGGGGAGGAATGGAGTCTCAGGAAGCTTTTTGGACCTTTCTATGTTTAAAGcaaatatatttgtttatattcatttatatttaatgCTGTGATTAGTGCAGAATTACTTCTGCCtttgacagcagcagcatcacccaGATTCCTGTGCCCTGACCtcacaggcagggatggaggttGGGATGGGAAGCTCTTTCTCTAAGCATGTGTGTTCCTGCAGGATTAAGAGGCAGAAGGAGAATCAGCGCcgggcagaggagcagaagaTGCGAGACATGGCTGAGCATGGAGAGCCCTCCCCAGGAGAGGGAACCTGGGaagccctggcccagctccagctggaggAGAGCAGAGTGAGGGACAGACAGCAGCGGAATAAGGAGCGCGCGAGGTACAGCCAGTCTGCGCTCGTCGTGCAGGGCCAGGTGTCACTGCCAGGGGTGAATGTTTGATCCCTTGCAGGTATGTTGAAGCTCTGAGAGCCCAGATGAAGGAGAAAGTCAAACTCTGTAACATTGACTTGCCCCCACTGTGTTCCTGTGGGTCTGATTTCTGGGATTCCCACCCGGATACCTGTGCAAATAACTGCATCTTCTACAGAAATCACAAAGGTAGGAGCTCCTGCTTTCACAGAGGAGACCCCTGGGCCTGATTATACAGGAGGAAATCAAACCAGGATATGTGTTTCCATGCTCCTGGGCTGCTGTGCAGGGATGTTCCTCCAAATATGCTCTGGAGAGGACAAGTCAAGGGCTTTGCTTGATTTAACTAGGGAGTGTAGTGGCATCCTCAGCAAGACACCAGCCCCTACAATGTGCTAAATTACACAGCTGTGATACAGCCACATGTGGTTATGGACACAGCCATGAGGAAGCATCTCATTAGGGACATAGGTAAATGCTGAACCTTCTGCCAGGAGGATGCACAAAGGTGTGGAAATGGCCTTCCTTAGGGGATGGAGTGCTCTGACCTTGAGCACAGCTTGGGAAAATACCTGTCTGGGCAACTGGGAATTATctggaagggaaaataaagacatttgGGTTCATAAAATAATCTTTAGCTTGTGTATTGATTTATGTTCGGGAGTTTGCAGAGTGTGCAAATGGGTATGTGGAAAGTACAGGCATGTCGATTTACCTTAAACCCCAATCGTTGTCTCTCTGCTTTGGTGAAAGGCTAGAGCCAAGCCCAGTTTCGGGCCATAAGTGCAACTCTTGTGCCCTGATAGTGtttgtgtgtccctgtccccagcctacAGCCAGGTGCTGCACTCGGCCATCTCCTCCTGTGCAGCCACACGGTGTCTGCAGGACTTGGCTGCTCTCTGTGCTCGCTCGGGGAAGCGTCTGTGACGAGGCAGCTCTGTGTCCCAGCGACTGGGGTCAgcagggagtggggctgtgccGTGTCCTGCCTGCCCTCCACGCCAGCTGCCAGGACGGTGTCACCTTTGCTCTCCCGCTCTGTGTGCTCCCGTTTGTGCCGTGCCTCTCCCACTCTGCCTCAGGTGTGCAGCTGGCTGGGGCGATGGTCGAGGTGAAGGAGGCAATTGCTCTGTGGGGTTGGTTTATGGCAGGTACTTGCATTCCAGTAGCTGACTATTGACTACATATTCTTATTGACAAATCATTATTGTGGAATAAACTGCTTTCAAGTATTGTTTGTCTCATTTGAAGTGTGAAAGGAGGAGAAATTAGGTGCCTGGGGTCAGTATCTCTTAGGGGAGGATTTCTAAGCTTCCTGTGCtcccttctctcccttttcttAGGGCTtctgccagcccctgccactTGGATCGCCTTCCAGAGCCAGGAAGGGAATTTATTGTtccatctttcttttctgtgtgagGACCTCTCTTCCAGTAACAGCCACACAGCTTTGCACCTGACCCATGCTCCCATAGCCTCTACTTTGCTCCTGAAAGGAAGGAGCACTTTTCTAGTAAAAAAATCTACAGGCCTTTGCAGGAGTGACTGAAGCAAGATGGGTTTTCCCAGAACTGCCTGTGGTGAGGTAACGTGGTTCTGGGCAGAGGTTACTCCATACCCTGTCATTAATATTTACTCCTTGCTGGCCCCCCTCTCCAATATTAACCATGGCAGGAAGGATGGGCGGCCGAGCGTGCCGGatcatttcttttccctgttccAATCCCATTGGGCACAAAGCAAACACACCTCCGGTCCAGAGgtagcacagaggcacagagccaGGGTCTGCTCCTTGCTTCCCCCTGGAGAATCATTCACTGAGGGATCCGTGGTGGCTAATGCTGTTTATTAACAGCTGCTTGCGTCAGTGCGGCAGCCCTAATTCAGGGTGTTGGAGTGGGTTTGGAAAGGGCAGGATCTGCCCTGTGAGGGGGCAAGGAAGCAAAGGGCTAAAGCTGTAAATGGATTTCTAATAACTGATTTCAGCTCTAGGGCGGCTGAGGACAAGCACTTCCTTGGCAAGTCCCCAAGGAACTTGCTCATGCCCTGGGGACCTCTGTTCCTACCTCTGGAGTGATCCCCAAAGGGGGTGTGGGCTGATACGGGGCTTAGTTAAAGGAATAAATACAGCTGTGCTACTCCTCATCCTCAATCTGCCCCTAGCAAGATAAATGGGATACTTTGAAAGGGGGTGGGGGAAGAGAAGGACTCCCGACATCTCTGGCAATAACCCCAAAATGTGTCTGGGGTAGCTCAGTCACCATCAGGGCAGCGAAGCCTGTTCGGAAGTTGCTGGGGTGGGAGTGGAAAAGTTAAATCCAGTTTTTTTCTGCTGGCAAATCTGCATGTGAAAAGGGCTGGTCGGTCCCTTCGGGGCTGTGCCACCTCCCCCGGCCCAGCGCGGCTGCTCCCTCGCTCCGCCGGGCTCGGAGGCGAGATTTGTTTCGGAGGGAGCGAGGGCAGCCCGGCTCACGccgcgcggccccggggccgtgccggggcgggaccggggccggcggggcgggagcggcggccccgggggcgGTGAAAAGGAGCCGGGGGTGcccgagcgccgccgccgcccgccatGAGGGCAGCGCTCGCCCCCGGGATCCGCCTGCTCCGCGCCCTGCCCCGGGACAGCCGGTGAGCGGGACGGGGGAtagggaccgggaccggggatAGGGACCGGCGCCGGGATCGGGACCGGGGATAGGGACGGGCTCTGGAGATAGGGACCGGGGATAGGGACCGGCTCCGGGATCGGGACTGGTTCTGGATATAGGGACCGGCTCCGGGATCGGGACCGGGGATAGGGACCGGCACCGGGATTGGGACTGGGTATAGGGACGGGCTCTGGAGATAGGGACCGTGGATAGGGACGGGCTCTGGAGATAGGGACCGGGGATAGGGACCGGCTCCGGGATCGGGACCGGGTATAGGGACCGGCTCCGGGATCGGGACTGGGGATAGGGACCGGCTCTGGGGATAGGGACCTGCACCGGGATCGGGACTGGGGATAGGGACCGGCTCTGGGGATAGGGACCTGCACCGGGATTGGGACTGGGGATAGGGACCGGCGCCGGGATCGGGACTGGGTATAGGGACTGGCTCCGGGATCGGGACTGGGGATAGGGACTGGCTCCGGGATCGGGACCGGGGATAGGGACGGGCTCTGGAGATAGGGACCGGCACCGGGATTGGGACTGGATATAGGGACCGGCGCCGGGATCGGGACTGGTTCTGGATATAGGGACTGGCATCGGGATTGGGACTGGATATAGGGACCGGCTCCGGGATCGGGACCGGGTATAGGGACCGGCACCGGGATTGGGACTGGTTCTGGATATAGGGACTGGCATCGGGATCAGGACCGGGATCGAGACTGGTCCTGGACATAGGGACTGgcactgggattgggattggcTCTGGGGATAGGGACCGGCACCGAGGTCGGGACTGGCTCTGGATATAGGGACTAGGATCGGGATCGGGACTGGTCCTGGACATAGGGACCGGCACCAGGGTCGGGACTATCACCGGGATTGAGACTGGAACTGGGATAGGGACTGACATCGGGCAGGGAGGGTGTCGgtaccgggacagggacagtctCTGGAATGGGACTCACTCTTCCCTGGACCAGCACTGGAATAGAGGCTGGCCCTGGGCATTGGAGCCGACAGCACGGTGGGGACCAGAACGGGCGCAGGGATCAGCCCCGGCTTAGAGAGGAGGGGGTGTCATTCCACTGGGGACTGGCAACCACTGGAAGTGGAACCGGGATAGAGactggccctgggcacagggactggcactgggatggacgCTGACCCTGGAACAACAGACCGGCACCAGCACGGGGCCAGCCCTGGGACCAGCGCCAGACTGGAGACCACTCGCTGGGgactgacatggggacagggatggcacctgggctggggacatgggtgaGGGGTCACTGCCCCGGGGCCCAGCACTGCCTTCAGGCACTGTGAGATGGGATCAACCCACACCgctgcagcccagggcttgggactcagcctggggaaggggaaCCTCGAGAtgggcagcagcacccaccAGCCTCCGGATGCCTCAGGCCCTCACTCTCAAAATTCAGTGGGATGTGGCCAAAACAGAGACCTTGCCTGCTGTCTTCTTTTTTGACGAGGTGATAGGACTGCTGCCcatttaatttcaattaatatttggatttttttgaaaCCCATTGCCAGACACTCCCCCTTGCTTTTCCATCTGCCGGAATTTTCCCTGCCAGAACATGTAgggtaaaaaggaaaaacctgaCACCCAAGTGTCTGACCCAGGGGGCACTGCATGTGAAGTTtatcttccccttccctgccgtGGCCTCTCTGCTCCTCTTGGATCAGCCCTGCAGTCACTAGCAGTGATTTAGGGtggtttatttggtttttggggtgggaagcAGCAATTTCTGCAGCCTTGGAGCAGCATCATAGCACAGGGATTTGCAAGGCACCCgtcgctgctgcagctccagggagaaGTGAAACTGCAAAGAGGAGCAGGATGGGCCAAAACCACCAAaggaaaggttgttttttttctaaacttgGAGCAACCTCGTGACATGTTtgtgtgctgcagctgcctgtgaCTACTTGCATCCTCTGTGCTGCCATAAAACCCTTCCTGAAGGCAGGATAGCTCCTTCAGAGATACTCATCTTGCTCCAGAGAGTGCTAGATCCTTCTTGGGATTCTCCAGGCTTTATCTGTTAGCTTTGATGGGTGCAGAATCCCCATTTCCTAAGCCCAGACTCCCCCTTTCCCTGCATTTAATCCAAGCAAAGAGGATGAACTGGCTTTTTGGTGGAGGAAGGGGAGatgctttttttcccacttaTCTTTGATGAACCCTGGCAGTGATGATGAATCAGCACAGTTTCCACTTGTGACACCAGGAAGGCACTTGCTCACCCTGTGTGTCGGTGGGATGTAACTGCTTGAGGAGATGGAAACACTGCTTGATGTTCCCCAAAAAACTCAGCTGATCTTTTTAAACCACATTCTGGGCCTTTTTGAGGGGGCCTGCTCacttcctgcccagctcagctgagcTGGTTCAGGTCACCAATCCATTAGAAGAGTCCCATCGGGTGCTGAAGccacccatccctgtcccagaaACCCTGACCCCTCTGCCTCCTTCTTCCCACAGCTATCGGGGACTGACTCTGGTGCTGACCTTCCTCTCCTACACCAGCTACCACCTCTCCCGAAAACCCATCAGCATCGTCAAGGTGAGCTCCAGCCTCACCACTactgtggggacagggagccTGGAGAGGGCACATGGGGGGGGGATGCTGACAGCACTTAGACTTCaccccctctctctctccctgcagagccagctgcaCCCCAACTGCTCGGCCTTGGGCCCGAACCCCCACAATGACTCCAACAGCACCACATGGTGCAGCTGGGCCCCCTTTGGTaaggctgagcccccccaggcaccccaaaatccactctTGTGGCAGCCGAGTTGGGCTCCCTCCATTCCCTAATACCAGATCGTGGCCAGGGTGTGGCAGGGAGCCAGCTGCTCATTAGGCACCGGAGGTAATTAAGTGATGAAGGTCTGTCCCATGCCCCTGGGCCAAAGGGCAGCAGCGGATGGTGAAGTCCATGTCAGGACCAGGTCCCAGTGCCGATGGCACCTGGCCATGCCCCACAATGCCCCCATGGACACCAGGCTTTTGGGAATGGGGGCAAGACCAAGCCAGCAGCCACGGGGAGGGGACACAAAATGGGGACCAGACTGAGGTGGCCCTAATATTTGTTTTCCAGATGGGGACAACTACAAGGAACTTTTCGGGGCGCTGGATAATGCCTTCCTGGTGGCCTACGCCATCGGGATGTTCATCAGGTACCCAGGACCTTCCCCTCCACTCACCAGTTTGCACCAGTCTGGCGGAAGCTGGTTTCCATTGGCATGGGGTCATGCTAACAGGAAAGCAGCCAGGGATCTGCTCAGGATTCGGGTACTGGCTCGGTGTGATAGTGCCCATTGCTGGCATCACCCGTGACAGCTTCTGGTGTGCTCTTCCCTCTCTCTGCAGCGGCATTTTTGGGGAGCGCCTCCCGCTGCGCTACTACCTGTCAGGGGGAATGGTGCTGAGCGGGCTCTTCACTGCCCTTTTTGGCCTCGGCTACTTCTGGAACATCCATGTCCTCTGGTACTTCATCGTAGTGCAGGTGTGTTGTGCTGGAGGATGCCCAGGCTTTATCACCATGGCCTCATCCCGGTTTTTCGGTGGCCTTCAGGGACTGGGGTGCCCCAGTTTctgagcagggcagcactgagcaTTTCCACTCCCTGCAAACCTGGCTGTGCGTGGCGTGGGCGTCGAAACCGCCGGGCGTGCCCGTCTCCGAGCGGTGCCGGCAGCTGGTTTGGCAACACCAGCCACTCCCGGTTTAGCCATGGGAGCGATGCAAACGGCTCCAGGATTGCCCCAGCAGggagaaaaccaaacaaaccaagtGTTTTCTTAACAGCTTTGGAATAGGGGTGGCTGTTTTCCAGCCCAGTTGCCCAAAACAGTGCAGGGCCCCTTGGCTGTGGTTGGTGCTTGCTGGGTGATGCTCCCCATCTCTTGCCAGGTCTGCAATGGGCTGGTGCAGACGACTGGCTGGCCTGCTGTCGTGGCGTGTGTTGGAAACTGGTTTGGCAAAGGAAAGTGAGTTTGTCTCCTACGTGTCCCATGCCAGTCCTGGTCCCTGTTGACCCTGGcagccaccccagtgccactgACCCGGCTGTGTCCCCACCAGGAGAGGTTTGATCATGGGCATCTGGAACTCGCACACCTCTGTTGGCAACATCTTAGGGTCACTCATTGCCGGTGCCTGGGTTTCCTCTGCCTGGGGACTGTCCTTTATTGTGCCTGGCATCATCATCATCGTCGTGGGCATcatctgcttcttcttcctCGTGGAGTGTGAGTGTTGTCATCTGGGGCACAGCAGACAAccaatataatatatataattttccGCCTTGCCCATCTCTAAGCATTTTTGGCAATGCCCAAATACTTATTTCCATGGATGTGAATCTGCTCAGCATCATTGGGGTTGTCCAGGCAGGCTCATTCCCCATACCAGTCATTCCTCTGAGCCTCTCTTTCTAGGAAATATCAGGGAAGTCTTTTGGGTTTTTACTGGGGAAGAGGGTACCCAGAGATGCAGCCTAGACCTGGGGGTTCCCAGACCCTTGAGATGCtggagggagagcaggaggagtgGGGTTGCTCCAGGCTTTCCCCACAGGGTGTTCTTTGTCCCTGCAGATCCTGAGGATGTTGACTGCAATCCACCTCTGCACCACGTGAGTCGCCGATTCCCAAGGggcctgccctgggctgggtgtcGCTCAGGGCACAGTGAAACAGCTGGGTCATCAGGTTGTAATGGCAGGAATTAGAGCAGTGTTCAGTCGTCACAGGGGATGGTTGTTGCTCTTCCACTGGGAGCATCCTCTGGGTCatgccccagcagcagagccaatGTTTCAGCCTCCTCCAGCCGTGAGAGCCACATCTGCTGCTTTCGGCTTGATTTTAGACGGCCGCTGATGAGGATCCTGGAGGAGTGACCACCAGTGAGAAGGATCCTGAAGCAGTCATCTCCAACGAAGGCCCGCTCAGCCTCTCAGGCCAGAGCAGTGTGGATCACTCCAACAGCCCCAAGGAGCCAGCTGAGGAGCCCGAAGCCATCAGCTTCCTTGGGGCACTTCGGATACCTGTGAGTGCTGGGATGGAGGAAAGAGCAAAGccagagcagctcagagcaTCCACAGggcagaaaatgggaaaaacccaccatccagaggaggctgggggaaggaggctCCTCTGATGtctgctcctctcctcccaGGGTGTAGTGGAGTTCTCCCTGTGCCTGCTCTTTGCCAAGCTGGTGAGCTACACCTTCCTGTACTGGCTGCCCCTCTACATTGTCAATGTTGGTGAGTTCTGGGGACAGCGAGGCGGGAGTGAGCCTTGCAAGAGAAGCATCTCCTcacccctctcctctcccccacAGCTCATTTCGGTGCCAAGGAAGCTGGGGACCTGTCGACCCTCTTTGATGTCGGGGGCATTTTAGGTTTGTCAACATACTGTGGTGGAAGGGGTGGATCTGGGATGATTTAGGGACCATCCTGGCCTTGTCCAGTCTTGGCTGATTCCCCCCACAGGCAGCACCCTCTCTTTCCTCCATGAGGTTTATTCAGTGTTCTGGCACTCAGCAGGCAGCAAACACCCCCCCATTTTAGTTTGGCATCCATTTGTTTTGACGACCATCACAGCCTCTTTCCTCGGGTCTCTCTTGCTCAGGCACTCCTTTTCCTACAGTTTGCAAGCATGGAAGAGAGCAGAGCGGCATGGAAGTGCTGGGAAACCATCTGCAGGGAGGAAGTGGAAGGGATAAATCAAAGCTCTTCATTCTGATATTGTTCTGTTTAACTTTGGGGGTATACTGGTCAGAAGATGGGGGATGAAAGAGCATCACGTTGGATTTTGGGCTGAGCCAGGGCAAAGCTCTGCCTTTGGGGTGGTGTGACTGACACCTGCCACTCTTTCTTGTAGGGGGGATCTTCGCTGGCCTCATCTCTGACTACACTGGTGGCAGAGCCACCACGTGCTGCGTGATGCTGGTGGTCGCTGCTCCCATGGTGAGCTGTCACACGGGCTCCAAACCCTGTCACGAGGGTTTCCTCTGCTCCGGCTCCTTTGAGTCACAGCTGCCTTCCTCTTCCCAAGTGCCTGGGATAAGCTGGTCACGCGCCCGGCTGAGATGAGAGCTGGGATTGATTCACGTGCCCAGATGTTCCTGGGAAGGATGTCCAGCTctaggggctggggagggattGCAGAGACCTTGACaactaaaaaaaccctgtaGGTTTTTCCATCCTGCCATAACTCTGCTTAAAGCCTTGGGGGTCCCACCGAGCCGGTCCAGCTTTTGTCTCTTTGATTTTCATCCCAAAAGCCCCCATGCCAACAGCCTCACGCTCCACTGGAACTTGGCTTGGACATCCTTCCCAGGCACCTGCATGGAGCTCATTTGGCTTTGCTTCCACAACATGGCTAATTAGCTGTAATCCAACCCTGGCTGGCTCTGGGATGGGAGCTGGCAcatgctgggagcagaggggctgcgTCACATCCATGGCCCCGAGAGCATTGCTGGGGCAAATTATgtctggctgcagctgtgggacGTGGCAGAGCCTCGCTGGCCATAAATCGTGGCAGCACCTCTGTTTGCCAGCTGCCAGGTATTTCATCATGCCAGTGGGATGCAGAGGTCAGGGGTGCACTCAGCcccccatcccagctggtgcTTGGCACGAGCAGTAATTCACAACCCCACCTtctccatcccattcccagggtgctgctgcaAGGAAAACTCCTGGTAAAACAGCTGGAGTAGCCATAATTGGTCACCTGGTGTCTCTTTTCCAGCTGTTCCTGTATAACCATGTGGGTCAGAATGGCATTGGCACATCAATAGGTAAAGAGCTCTGTGGTGCAGCTtggtcctgtcactggtgaTGGAAGACACTGAGGATTCACCTGCCTTTGTTCCTCCTCTTGAGCCAGGCTCCCAGGCTGAATTTTGGGGAGGGTGGTGTTGGATGAGTGTTCACTGCCTGCTGGGTGGGATCTTCATGGGAAAATGGAGATGCACAGGAGATGGATGCATGGGACAGCAATGTCCACACGCAGGCTGGGGATGATGGAGCCAATGTCCTGCTGTTCCCTGCACGTAAAGATTTCATTTCTCCCTGGGTGCCCTGCAGCGATGCTGATCATCTGTGGTGCTCTGGTCAATGGGCCCTACGCGCTCATCACAACGGCGGTGTCGGCAGACTTGGTAAGAGGCACACCTCAGACCCCGCCACGCTGTCCTTGCACACCCTGAGGCTGTTCTCTCACTCCCAAAGGGATTTTTCTGGGAGTTTTGCACTTTACCTTCATTTTCCAATGCCTCTGAAGCCCAGTGGAGAAGGGCAGAGCTGTCACGCCTGGTGCTGTGCTCCACACCCTCCCTTAAACACAGGGGtttttcctgttgctttttCACCTTGGCCACATGGCTGTGTTTCAGCTTTGCTGCATCTCCCTCTGAGCACAAGCAGAGTGGAAATATTTGGTGGCAGATCCCCTGGGAATTTCTGCCTGCTGTTGGCGATCCAGGTTTTGCCATGGTTTGGCTGCAAGCAGCATTTGAGTTTGGTCTTCCCATCCGTGGCTTGGTCTGACACATGGAAATTGCTGCCTGGGACACCAGCCTCACCCTGGGTAATGCCAGCCATGCACCCCAAAGCTGCTTTTACTCCTTCTGTTTTATCCCTCCATCCTTACAGGGCACCCATGAATCCCTCAAAGGAAATGCCAAAGCCCTCTCGACTGTCACGGCCATCATCGACGGCACGGGATCGGTTGGTGAGTCCTGGGGGTGCTGTGTGTCCTGGTCCCCTCTGAGCTCCGAGCGGGGCTGACGTGGCTCCTGTGCCCCACAGGTGCCGCGCTGGGGCCGCTGCTGGCGGGGCTCATCTCCCCCACGGGCTGGAATAATGTCTTCTACATGCTGATAGCAGCCGACGTCCTGGCTTGCCTGGTAGGTCTCGCCTTGGCAGGGCTCCCTTCTCCACCCTGGGGTGGCACAGGCTCCCTTTTGGCTGCCTGCTCACTGTGCAGGGCACAGATGGTTCTCAGAAGATGTCCAGGCACAGGGCAAACTGCAGAGGCCTGTGGTGCCTCTGTAGGTTTTCTCAGCTTTTGCAGGGATGGGGTAGCTGAGGTATTTTAAACAGATAGTTGAGTTATCGCTTCCTCACACGAGGCACCATTTTGTTAGTTTTCTCAGCTTTTACAGAGATAActgtgaaatgttttaaaagattttagTCTATTATCAGTCTCAATAAATAGTGAGACACAAAAAAAGTAAATCTCAACACCATTCCATCAGAAATGAACCTGTTTCTCAGTTACGATACCTTATAAATGTTTTTCAACCTATTAACTTTTACTGCACAATACTACTATTACTTTTAACACTATATTTCACCTATAATTAATTACCTATATTTTTTTGCCACATAGTCCTACTAGAATACATTTTTCACAATGCTAATTCTCCAAGATATTGAATCTTTCTACAAAACCGTATTTTGAAACTTATTAAAACTTATTTCTAGTTCAATCTCCCTCTCAGCAATATCATCTCT
This genomic window contains:
- the SLC37A2 gene encoding glucose-6-phosphate exchanger SLC37A2 isoform X1; its protein translation is MRAALAPGIRLLRALPRDSRYRGLTLVLTFLSYTSYHLSRKPISIVKSQLHPNCSALGPNPHNDSNSTTWCSWAPFDGDNYKELFGALDNAFLVAYAIGMFISGIFGERLPLRYYLSGGMVLSGLFTALFGLGYFWNIHVLWYFIVVQVCNGLVQTTGWPAVVACVGNWFGKGKRGLIMGIWNSHTSVGNILGSLIAGAWVSSAWGLSFIVPGIIIIVVGIICFFFLVEYPEDVDCNPPLHHTAADEDPGGVTTSEKDPEAVISNEGPLSLSGQSSVDHSNSPKEPAEEPEAISFLGALRIPGVVEFSLCLLFAKLVSYTFLYWLPLYIVNVAHFGAKEAGDLSTLFDVGGILGGIFAGLISDYTGGRATTCCVMLVVAAPMLFLYNHVGQNGIGTSIAMLIICGALVNGPYALITTAVSADLGTHESLKGNAKALSTVTAIIDGTGSVGAALGPLLAGLISPTGWNNVFYMLIAADVLACLLLARVVVKEARGWCGSMARQRGYVVATPEWPLVPQCPSSVSVLLQKDVCYPLLSLLHLRVGIAKPSARCPAPVATETFPPQAKAAPGGF
- the SLC37A2 gene encoding glucose-6-phosphate exchanger SLC37A2 isoform X3; this encodes MRAALAPGIRLLRALPRDSRYRGLTLVLTFLSYTSYHLSRKPISIVKSQLHPNCSALGPNPHNDSNSTTWCSWAPFDGDNYKELFGALDNAFLVAYAIGMFISGIFGERLPLRYYLSGGMVLSGLFTALFGLGYFWNIHVLWYFIVVQVCNGLVQTTGWPAVVACVGNWFGKGKRGLIMGIWNSHTSVGNILGSLIAGAWVSSAWGLSFIVPGIIIIVVGIICFFFLVEYPEDVDCNPPLHHTAADEDPGGVTTSEKDPEAVISNEGPLSLSGQSSVDHSNSPKEPAEEPEAISFLGALRIPGVVEFSLCLLFAKLVSYTFLYWLPLYIVNVAHFGAKEAGDLSTLFDVGGILGGIFAGLISDYTGGRATTCCVMLVVAAPMLFLYNHVGQNGIGTSIAMLIICGALVNGPYALITTAVSADLGTHESLKGNAKALSTVTAIIDGTGSVGAALGPLLAGLISPTGWNNVFYMLIAADVLACLLLARVVVKEARGWCGSMARQRGFKEF
- the SLC37A2 gene encoding glucose-6-phosphate exchanger SLC37A2 isoform X2; protein product: MRAALAPGIRLLRALPRDSRYRGLTLVLTFLSYTSYHLSRKPISIVKSQLHPNCSALGPNPHNDSNSTTWCSWAPFDGDNYKELFGALDNAFLVAYAIGMFISGIFGERLPLRYYLSGGMVLSGLFTALFGLGYFWNIHVLWYFIVVQVCNGLVQTTGWPAVVACVGNWFGKGKRGLIMGIWNSHTSVGNILGSLIAGAWVSSAWGLSFIVPGIIIIVVGIICFFFLVEYPEDVDCNPPLHHTAADEDPGGVTTSEKDPEAVISNEGPLSLSGQSSVDHSNSPKEPAEEPEAISFLGALRIPGVVEFSLCLLFAKLVSYTFLYWLPLYIVNVAHFGAKEAGDLSTLFDVGGILGGIFAGLISDYTGGRATTCCVMLVVAAPMLFLYNHVGQNGIGTSIAMLIICGALVNGPYALITTAVSADLGTHESLKGNAKALSTVTAIIDGTGSVGAALGPLLAGLISPTGWNNVFYMLIAADVLACLLLARVVVKEARGWCGSMARQRGSSVQLTESVMDGK